One region of Salvia miltiorrhiza cultivar Shanhuang (shh) chromosome 3, IMPLAD_Smil_shh, whole genome shotgun sequence genomic DNA includes:
- the LOC131018017 gene encoding glycosyl hydrolase 5 family protein-like produces the protein MARGIRNDEAMLAFLLLQIVTFCSSWPLSTNSRWIVDDASGKRVKLACVNWPSHLEPMIAEGLEKKPINVIVKKISETGFNCVRFTWSTYMFTRPDYGNLTVSKSLERFNLSAAKAGIAKNNPRFLNMSVVQLHKAVVDELGKNKVMVVLDNHVSRPTWCCSGDGNGFFGDADFSPEEWLRGLAAVAKAYKAHPAVVGMSMRNELRGSRQNEADWYKYMQQGANTIHAQSPDFLVIVSGLNFDNNLGFLKSKPLAVNVRNKLVYEAHWYSFGIPAEKWAAQTNQLCATVTKWARDNYLFLIAGNNSFPLFLSEFGINQRGDDLADNRYISCLLAAVAEADLDWALWALQGSYILREGHVNLEEIYGVLDINWDHPRNPAFLDRLQVIRQINQDFKSKHPTYYILFHPLSGQCVHVVKNGIVVATCKNASRWDHHQDGGPIKLAGSPWCLGVAGDGTTPRVSKDCSSKWKLVSSTGLHLAAQDGRGKHLCLEKNASDSKLVTKKCLCVGDNLADLPTCAQNPEAQWFKLIPANI, from the exons ATggcaagaggaattcggaatgaCGAAGCGATGTTGGCGTTTCTGCTTCTGCAAATCGTTACCTTTTGCAGCTCATGGCCGCTGTCGACGAACTCGCGATGGATAGTGGACGACGCGAGCGGGAAGCGCGTGAAGCTAGCGTGTGTGAATTGGCCTTCGCACTTGGAGCCAATGATCGCAGAGGGCCTGGAAAAGAAGCCAATCAACGTTATAGTGAAGAAGATAAGTGAAACGGGGTTCAACTGCGTGCGGTTCACGTGGTCGACGTATATGTTCACGAGGCCTGATTACGGGAATCTCACGGTTTCCAAATCGTTAGAGAGATTCAACCTATCTGCTGCGAAAGCAGGCATAGCCAAAAATAACCCTCGATTTTTGAACATGAGCGTCGTCCAGCTTCACAAGGCTGTGGTCGATGAGCTCGGGAAGAATAAGGTGATGGTGGTGCTCGACAACCACGTCAGCCGCCCGACTTGGTGCTGCAGCGGCGACGGCAACGGGTTCTTCGGCGACGCCGATTTTAGCCCGGAGGAATGGCTGCGAGGCCTAGCTGCGGTGGCCAAGGCATATAAGGCTCATCCTGCG GTCGTAGGTATGAGCATGAGGAATGAGTTACGAGGTAGCAGACAAAACGAGGCAGATTGGTACAAATACATGCAGCAAGGAGCTAACACAATTCACGCACAAAGCCCAGATTTCCTAGTCATCGTCTCTGGATTAAACTTCGACAACAACCTTGGATTTCTCAAGTCCAAACCGTTGGCAGTTAATGTGAGGAACAAATTGGTTTACGAAGCGCATTGGTATTCCTTTGGCATTCCTGCTGAAAAATGGGCTGCCCAAACCAACCAGTTATGTGCCACCGTCACCAAATGGGCACGAGACAATTATCTTTTCTTGATTGCAGGCAACAACTCTTTCCCTCTATTTCTGAGTGAATTTGGCATTAACCAAAGAGGCGACGATCTGGCCGACAACAGGTACATAAGTTGTCTCTTGGCTGCTGTAGCTGAGGCCGATCTCGACTGGGCTTTGTGGGCTTTACAAGGCAGCTACATACTTAGAGAGGGACACGTTAATCTTGAAGAGATTTATGGAGTTCTTGATATTAATTGGGATCATCCCAGAAATCCTGCATTTCTTGATAGATTGCAGGTTATTAGGCAGATCAATCAAG ATTTCAAGTCGAAGCACCCAACATACTATATACTGTTCCATCCTTTGAGTGGGCAATGTGTGCATGTTGTAAAGAATGGCATAGTTGTGGCAACCTGCAAAAATGCAAGCCGATGGGATCACCACCAAGATGGTGGCCCTATCAAGTTGGCGGGAAGTCCATGGTGCCTCGGGGTGGCCGGAGACGGGACGACACCCCGTGTCTCGAAGGATTGTTCGAGCAAGTGGAAGCTTGTATCAAGTACTGGTCTCCATTTGGCTGCCCAAGATGGGAGAGGGAAACACTTGTGCTTAGAGAAGAATGCTTCGGATTCTAAGCTTGTGACTAAGAAATGTCTTTGTGTTGGAGATAATCTTGCTGATTTACCTACTTGTGCTCAGAATCCAGAGGCACAATGGTTTAAGCTTATTCCAGCAAATATTTGA
- the LOC131018016 gene encoding uncharacterized protein LOC131018016 — MIVLGPKVIIWNVSDVSVGVTAFPFVSLKTLLNPTPNTSDPMLIRRAAIHHLRRFSTAALLQEVDALPTFTYLDGFPRPDPKYHETIHAIPRDASGKSISAEERKAGRVPSIVFEAEDGQHGGNKRIISVQSNQVKKLVNHLGRSFFLSRLFDLEVRPEFGSGEVVEKVRVLPRMLHLHPSTDAVLNVTFIRAPSSAWLKVDVPLVFRGDDVSPGLKKGSSLNIIKRTVKYLCPADIIPPFIDVDLSELDVGEKIVAGNLNVHPALKLLRSKDEAVVKIMGARVSEQRKSK; from the exons ATGATAGTATTAGGCCCAAAAGTAATTATTTGGAATGTGAGCGACGTCTCTGTTGGTGTCACCGCTTTCCCGTTTGTATCCCTCAAAACCCTCCTTAACCCCACCCCCAACACCTCCGATCCAATGCTGATTCGCCGAGCAGCAATCCACCATCTCCGCCGCTTCTCCACCGCCGCGCTCCTCCAGGAAGTGGACGCTCTTCCTACATTCACTTACCTGGACGGATTCCCCAGGCCCGACCCGAAGTACCACGAGACCATCCATGCGATCCCACGCGATGCCTCCGGTAAGAGCATCTCGGCCGAGGAGAGGAAGGCCGGCCGCGTTCCGAGCATCGTCTTCGAGGCGGAGGATGGCCAGCACGGCGGCAACAAGCGCATCATTTCCGTGCAGAGCAATCAGGTTAAGAAGCTCGTGAATCATTTAGGGCGGTCTTTCTTTCTCTCCAGGCTCTTTGATCTCGAGGTCCGGCCGGAGTTCGGGTCCGGTGAGGTTGTGGAGAAAGTCCGAGTATTGCCTCGGATG CTCCATCTTCATCCGAGCACAGATGCGGTGCTTAATGTTACATTCATAAGGGCTCCATCTAGTGCTTGGTTGAAGGTTGATGTTCCTCTAGTATTTAGAGGAGATGATGTTTCCCCTGGGCTCAAGAAGG GGTCATCTCTAAACATTATCAAGAGAACTGTGAAGTACCTTTGTCCTGCAGATATAATCCCTCCCTTCATAGACGTTGATTTAAGTGAGCTCGATGTTGGCGAGAAGATCGTTGCTGGTAATCTTAACGTTCATCCTGCTCTCAAGTTGCTAAGATCGAAGGATGAAGCTGTCGTCAAGATAATGGGCGCCAGGGTTTCCGAGCAAAGGAAATCCAAGTAA